A single window of Anomaloglossus baeobatrachus isolate aAnoBae1 chromosome 5, aAnoBae1.hap1, whole genome shotgun sequence DNA harbors:
- the STMN3 gene encoding stathmin-3: MVSTMSAYKEKMKELSMLSLICSCFYSQPHPKTITEYEDMEVKQLNKRSSGQSFEVILKSPSDLSPDGPPLAISPRKREVSLEELQKRLEAAEERRRTQEAHVLKQLAEKREHERDVLHRAIEDNNNFSRMAEEKLNYKMEMSKEIRDAHLAALRERLREKEIHAEEVRKNKKQGEEKSG, translated from the exons CCTACAAAGAGAAGATGAAGGAGCTGTCTATGCTGTCCCTGATCTGCTCCTGCTTTTACTCGCAGCCTCATCCCAAGACAATCACTGAATATGAAG ATATGGAGGTGAAGCAGCTGAATAAAAGGTCGTCAGGGCAGAGCTTTGAGGTGATCTTGAAATCTCCTTCAGACTTGTCCCCTGATGGTCCTCCACTGGCTATCTCTCCTAGGAAGAGGGAGGTTTCCTTGGAAGAGCTGCAAAAGAGGCTGGAGGCTGCTGAAGAGAGGAGAAGG ACCCAGGAAGCTCATGTGCTGAAACAACTTGCTGAGAAGAGGGAACACGAGCGGGACGTTCTGCACAGGGCAATAGAGGACAATAATAACTTTAGCCGaatggctgaggaaaaactcaactACAAGATGGAGATGAGCAAGGAGATACGTGACGCCCACTTGGCGGCTCTCAGGGAGCGTCTCCGCGAGAAG GAGATTCATGCAGAGGAGGTCCGTAAGAATAAGAAGCAGGGGGAGGAGAAGTCTGGATAG